In the genome of Spirochaetia bacterium, one region contains:
- a CDS encoding CrcB family protein codes for MNMLILIGIGGFFGSISRYILEHAISSKVMSVFPFGTFTINLLGAFLLGIVSVIGHGSSYALLGDGFLGAFTTFSTFTYGAFQLMLKGEHYYCFLYVFGSILCGTVAFVAGFAIGQAI; via the coding sequence ATGAACATGCTTATCCTGATTGGTATCGGCGGATTTTTCGGCAGCATATCAAGATATATATTGGAACATGCAATTTCCTCCAAAGTCATGTCAGTCTTTCCGTTCGGAACCTTTACCATCAACTTGTTGGGTGCCTTTCTGCTAGGCATCGTTTCGGTAATAGGACATGGAAGTTCCTATGCCCTCCTCGGAGACGGGTTCCTTGGCGCTTTCACGACTTTTTCCACCTTTACGTATGGAGCTTTCCAATTGATGCTCAAGGGAGAACATTACTACTGTTTTCTTTACGTCTTTGGGTCTATACTATGCGGTACGGTGGCATTTGTCGCCGGGTTTGCCATAGGGCAGGCTATCTAG
- a CDS encoding DUF190 domain-containing protein produces MTVTDSCQLLRVYVSEDTRYKGHSLYNEVVFLLKGEGICGVTVYRGIAGYGEGKVLHTTRFIEMSSSLPIIIEAVDTKEKITAALPKVKEMVMEGLVIVQDIQLISYGKANQKETK; encoded by the coding sequence ATGACAGTCACAGATTCTTGTCAGTTGTTACGAGTATATGTCAGTGAAGATACCCGCTATAAGGGTCACAGCCTATACAACGAAGTAGTATTCCTTCTGAAAGGAGAAGGTATCTGTGGTGTAACCGTCTATCGAGGCATTGCAGGCTATGGTGAAGGCAAAGTACTTCATACTACCCGGTTCATCGAAATGAGTTCAAGTCTGCCTATTATCATCGAAGCGGTAGATACCAAGGAAAAAATCACCGCAGCATTGCCGAAAGTAAAAGAAATGGTCATGGAAGGCCTCGTGATAGTCCAGGACATACAATTGATTTCCTATGGCAAAGCCAATCAGAAAGAAACAAAATAA